The DNA region GCCCGCCTCGGCATGAACGTCCGCACCGCCCGCGTCCACATCGCCAAGCTCTCGGCAATCCTGAAGAGCACCAGCCGCGCCCAGCTCGGATACCTCATTGGTCGGTCAGGCATCCTCGACCAGAATCACTAGTCGGCGGGCGGCCGACGGCGGCGGCGGTGAGGGTGGAGAGGGACGGCGGAGGCAGTGGTGGAGCACAGACCCCACGAGGGCGGTGAGTTGTGCGAAGCGGGCAGGGGACTCTACGTCCACGCGCTGCGGTCGGGGCGGATTCGCGTCGAGGACGCCCGCGAGGCGCCCTGCCTCGGTGAACTGGGCCTTCTCCAGGCGGACGGGGAGCCCGCGCAGTGGCTGCTGCCCGTCGCCCCGTCCGTGGCCCTGCCGCGGATCCTGCACACCATCGACGCGAGCATCACCGCGCAGCGGCAGCGGGAATCGCGGCTCGCCGACGCCTTCGCGCCGCTGATGGACCTCGGGGGCGAGCGCGCCCGTACCGCGCACTCGTCCGGAACGACCCTGCACACGGGCACGTCCCGCATCAATGAGGCCATCGACCGCGTGGTGTCCCGGTCGAGGTCGGAGGCGCTCGCCGTCCAGCCGGGAGGGAAGCGGTCCGCCGAGGAGCTGGTGCGCTCGCTGCCACGGGTGAACCACATCCTGTCCCGGGGCGGCCGTATGCGCACGCTCTACCAGCACACGACGCGCTACTCCGGTCCGGCGCTCGCCCACTACGAGCAGCTGGTGGGCGACGTGGAGGTCCGTACGCTCGACGAACTGCCGCACCGCATGATGGTGTTCGACCGCGCCGTGGCCTTCATCCCCGTCGGCAACTCCCCCGACGTCGCACTCGAGATACGCCAGCCGGCCGTCGTCGACTACATGGTCGCGACCTTCGATCTGCTGTGGCACCTCGCCGTCCCCCGCTGGCCCCAGCCCATCCCCAAGGCCACCCCGCACGGCCTCACCCCGCGCCAGCTCTCCATCGCCGCCCTCCTCACCGAAGGCCTCACCGACGCCGACATAGCAGCCCGCCTCGGCATGAACGTCCGCACCGCCCGCGTCCACATCGCCAAGCTCTCGGCGGTCCTGAAGAGCACCAGCCGCGCCCAGCTCGGCTATCTCATCGGCAAGTCGGGCATCCTCGACCGCGCGCCCGGCTGACCCGCCCGCCGGGGAGGGGCCTCGGGCAGGCCCTAGTGATAGACCGCCCGCTGCAACGGCAGCCCCAACGCCCGCAGCGCCGCCCGCACCACGGACTCCGCGTCCAGGCCGTCCGGCCCCAGGTCGAGCACCGCGGACTGTTCCCACCGCACGGACGAGGGGCGGCCCATGCTGACCTGCCAGGCGGGGCCGCGGTCGTCCAGGGCGATGTTGAGGACGCGGACCACGGAGACCTTGGCGACGACCTGGAGGGGGAAGTCGCCTGCGAGCATCTGGCGGTCCACGACCCAGGTCACGGGATAGCCGCGGCCGTTGAGGTCGGCGGCCATGGCGTGCAGCAGCGCGGCGAGCCCGGCGCGCTCCAGGACCGGGCCGATCGGCTCGATCCGGCCGACCGGGCCCATCGGGTCGATCTGGTCGATCTGGTCGGCAGGGTTGCCCTGACCGCACTTACCACCCTTACCGCCCTGGCCGGCCGTCAGCGGCTTCGTCGGGCCGGGGCCGTCGGCCGCCCCCGAGCCGTCCAGCACATCAGCGTCCTTCGTGGCCCTCGCGGCCTTCCCCAGCCTCATGCCGGCGACGGCTTCTCGTCGAGCGGGTCGAAGAGCAGGACGACGTGGCGGGCCCCCGGCGAACTCGCCGGTTCCGAGACGACCATCGTGATCTGCCCGGGGCCTTTTCGCGGGTGGTACAGGGGCCGGACATCACCGTCCGGGTGGATGTAGACCTCGGTGCTGCGCTCGTAGATGGGGCCCGCGTACTTGTCCCGTTTGACGTCCTCGTTCAGCTGGGCCAGGGAGCGGTTCTCGGGGTGCTGAATGTGGGCGAGCCGGACCTGGTTGAGAATTCCCGGCGCCCACCGGGTCTCCCAGTCGATGAGAATGTGATCGCGGGCCTCGTCGGCGAGCGCCATCCACCGCATGGTGTTCTCCGGCGGTATGCCGCCCTCGAAGATGTCGGCGAACGGCTGGTTGTACGCGACCAGGTCCCATTGGACGTTGCTCACGTACGAGATCTCGCGCTGTCCGGAGACGGCCCGCTGCCACGCGGCCGCGGCGGGCATGCGGACGCCGTCCCTGGGGTCGAGGGGATGCGGCGGCCGCTGGCCGAGGCTGAGCAGATAGACCTGGGTGAACTCGTCCTCGCTCATGCGCAGGATGCGGCCGACCTCGCGCAGATACTCGTCGCGCGGCGACATCTTCCCGCTCTCGAATCGGTGGTAGGTGCCCACCGACCGATTCATGAGGATGTCCATGTCGGGCTGTGCGAGACCGCGAACTCGGGGCCCGGGGCGCCCCGACGGCTTCGGCGTCAGACCCACTTCCGCGGGTGTGATTCTGGAACGCAGTTCTTTGAGTATGCGACGCAGCGCTTCCTCGTCCACTGCGTCCCCCTTTCCCGCTTCCCCGCTGCCCGCTCCCCGTCGCCGCGCGCACGGGCCGCCACGCGCGCGGTGCCTGCACCATAAGCCCAAACGAGTCACCGACCAACAGATCGTAATCATCGGGCTCTTCCCCGTAGCGCGCGGGTCGGGGGGAGGCGCGGGGCGCGGGGGTCAGCGGGCCGCGACGGTGGCGTGGTGGTCCGCGTACGCCCAGCGTGCCGCCTGCGTGGCCAGGTCCACCATCTCGATGGGCGCCGCGGCCCCGCCGAGGCGGTGGTACTCGATGAACGTCAGCATCACGACCCGCTCCGGCGCCCCGAGGCGCGGGTGGAATCCGGCCGCGAGGATGTCCGCCGCGGCCTCGTACGCGCCGAGCCCCCGCCCGTGCCGCTCCTTGATCTCCCCTTCGAGCTCCCGCAGATAGCCGACGTACGCGCGCACCCCGTCGGGGCCGATGACGCGCCCGTGGCCGGGCACGATGTGCTCGGCGTCGAGGGCGAGCACCGCCTCCGCGGCCCGGACGACCTCGGCGAGCGGCCCCTCCCAGTGCACGGGGTGGTCGCCCTCGAAGATGACGTCGCCCGCCATCACGACGCCCTGCCCCGGCAGATGCGCGACCAGGTCCCCGGCCGTGTGCGCCGGACCCACTTCGAGGAGGCGCACTTCGATGTCCCCGACGTGGAAGTCGTAGGAGCCGTTGAAGGTGACGGTGGGCGGGACCACGGTGATGCCGGTGTAGTCGTACGCCCCGAAGCGTTCGCGCGCGTACCAGCCGAGCGGGTTGTCGGGCTCGCTCGCGTGCACCAGGTACTGCATCTGCTGCGGGGTGATCTCGCGGCAGTGGCGTTCGAGGCTCGCCTGGGAGCTGATGATCTCGGCGCCGGGGAAGAAGGCGTTGCCGAAGCAGTGGTCGCCGTTGGCATGGGTGTTGACGATCGTGCGGACCCGGGCGCCCGCGGGCAGGGCGCGGTCGGCGGCGGCGATGAGCGCGCGGGTCATGCGCTCGTCGTACGGGGTGTCGATGAGCGCGGTGTCGTCGCCCGAGGAGATGAGCAGGCAGTTGGCGAGGCCCCAGGAGCCCGCGGCGCCGCGCGGCGCCCAGAGATACAGTCCGTCGCCGCTCAGGGCGGTGAGGTCCACAGGAAGGTCCATGGACGTATTTTCGTCGGGAGTCGGGGGTTCCCCCGCTGTGGGGATGGCCACACCGGGCACTCGGTCGGCACGGAGCCGGAACACAGTCGGAACGGAGCCAGAACGGAGCCAGATTTGATTTAATTTTGAATTATTGGTTCGTCATCGCAGGAGATAAACCCGCCATTGATATCAGTTGTCTCGTTGACAAGGATGACGAGACACGAAGGATGACAGCTCACGAAGGATGACGGCCCAGGCTCACAACTCGCGGGTCCCCGCCCGCGGGTGACGGCTCGTCGGTGACACCCGCCCGCGGCCTCCGTCATTCGCGCGAACACTGCAATCCGAGCAGGGGGAGCATGTGCAGGACGTAGCGACGCAGGCAGCCCCCACCCTCCGCGGCGGGCCGCAGCACACGGCCGGGATCCGGCTGACCGGGCCCGCCCCGACCGGGGAGCCCGCCGCCCGCCACCACGTGCCGCACGAGCCCGTGGACGTGTGCGAGGCAGGCCGGGCGCTGTACCTGCGCGCCCTTCAGGAACGCCGGGTTCCCGCCAAAGCCGCCGCCGCGACCCCGTGCCTCATCGACACCGGGCTCCTCCACCCCGACCCCGACGACGCCGGCTGGCTGCGCCCCACCCCGGCCGCGGTCGCCCTCCCCCGGCTCCTGGAGGACATCGAGGGCCGCGTCGCCCGCCAGCGCGGCCGGGCGACCCGGCTCGCCGCCTCCTTCGAGCCGTTCCTGCGGCTCGGCGCCGACCGGGCACCGGCCCCCGCGGCGTCGCCGGTCACCGTGCTCAAGGGCGTCCCGCGCATCCGGCTCGCCGTCCGGCAGGCGATGGCCGCCGCGTCCGAGGAGATCCTCGGCATCCAGCCCGCCGACTCCAGGCCGCGGCTCCTTCCGCACAACGAGCCCTGGCGCCTCGCGGAGTTCGCCGAGCGCGGCGGGCGCGTGCGGGTGCTCTCGCTGCCGCGCACGGCCGACGACGCGCTGCCCGGACTGCGGCAGCCCGGACCCGCGCGGCCCACCGGCCGTGAGGTCCGCGCGCTCGACGAACTCCCGCCCTGCCTCCTCGTCTTCGACCGGGACGTCGCCTTCATCCCCGCCGTCGAGGACGGCTCGGTCGCCTTCGAGCTGCGCTCCACCGCCCTCGTCAGCTATCTCTCGACGGCCTTCGACATCCTGTGGCGCCTGGCCACGCCCCTGTACCGCGACGAGAACCCGCCCCCGCCCACACAGGACGTCAGCGACGTCCAGCGCGCCATCGCGCACCTCCTCACCGAGGGCCACACCGACGCGGAGGTCGCCCGGCACCTGGACATGAACGTCCGCACGGTCCGGCTGCACGTGGCCAGGCTCGCCACCCTCCTCGGCAGCCGCAGCCGCACCCAACTCGGCTATCTCATCGGCCGCTCGGGCCTGGTCGAGCACCACCAGTAGGCGCCCCGCGCCCGCCGTCGTCGGCTGTCTGGTCGCGCTCTTCGAGAGGCTGTGGCGCCTCGCCACGCCGATGTTCCCGCACCCGGCGGCGCCGCAGCCCGCCAGGGACGGCGTCACCGCCCGGCAGCGGGCCATCGCCGAACTCCTCGTCGAGGGCCTGACGGACGCCGAGATCGCCGACCGGCTCGGCATGAACGTGCGGACCGTACGCGTCCGCATCGCGAAGCTCACCAGCACCTTGGGCAGCAGCAACCGCACGCAACTCGGATTCCTCATCAGTCGCTCAGGAATCCTGCGACCCGGACACCCCATGTGAATCACGATCGTCCGTATTTGCTGCCACTTGCACCCACCTCCGCCCCTTGCACCGCAACAAGTTGACGGTAGCGGAGCGTGGGCGGGCCGTTGCATCGTGGTGACGGCGGCAGGGAGCGGCCAGAGCCCTCTCAGGTACTGGAACCGACCGCTTCCCGCAGCCGAGTGACTCTGTCGTGGTCTCCCCCCGCAGGGTCACGCTTCCCTAAGGGGTTGCCCCGGTCCGGCTACGCCCCGTGGCCGACCGGGGCGCTCGCACTTCGGGGGGAGTGAGCGCCCCGTCCCACGGGCAGCCCGGGCGGGCTGCTCAGGCGTGGGCCGCGTTGTCGTCGGCCCACTCCTGCAGCAGTCGCTCCCGCTCGTCCCTGCGGGGCGAGCCGCCCTCGTGCGCGCGGCCCCACGCGGCCATCGCGGCCAGCGTGGTCATGAGCGTGGCGGCGCCCTCGGTGAGGCGGGCGAGCAGGGCGCGCGAGAGGTCGTACTCCTTCTGGGAGTAGCCCGCGGCCGCGGCGACGTACGCCGTCAACTCGATCTCCTCGTCGGCCGTTGCGACGCACACCGTCATCGTCGGCGCGTCGTCACCGCCGCCGAGGCCCATCGTGAGCGCCATGTCGACGACGGCGCCCACCTGCCGCTTGAGGGAGCGCACGGGCACGTCCTCGACGGTGAGCTCCTGGACGTCGTCCCACAGCCACAGGCCGGACTGGCCGTGCCCGATGCCGGCGATGCCCTCGGGCGTCAGGCGCACACCGGGGGCGAGCCCGGCCGGTTTCGAACCCACGTACACATCGCCCTCGGCGATCCAGAACAGCCCCACCATGGCCATGGTCTTCCAGCTCCCCCTGTGCCGAGCACAGCGCTTGATTCGATCGCGCGGTCGGGTGAGACGGGCTGGTCAGGGGCGCCCCGCGCCCGGCCCGCGGTCCTCGCGCCGCGCTCTGCCCACTATAAGGAGGCACGCGAGAGGGCCGGGAGTTCCCGAGGGAGCTCCCGGCCCCGACAGAGCACGGTGCGCACGCCGGCGCGCGTCACGCCTCCGGCGACCTCTTCGGCCGCCACACCACGAGCGCGCTGGTCTGCTGGACGTCCTGGTACGGCACGAGGTCACGGCGGTAGGAGGCGTGCACCGCGGCCTCGCGCTGCTGCATCGCCGCCGTGGCGCCCTCGACGGCCGCCGACAGCTCGGCCACCCGGGACTGCAGCGCCGCGACCTGGTTCTCCAGCTCGATGATGCGCTTGATGCCCGCGAGGTTGATGCCCTCTTCCTGCGACAACTGCTGGACGGTGCGCAGCAGTTCGATGTCGCGGGCGGAGTACCTGCGGCCCCGG from Streptomyces flavofungini includes:
- a CDS encoding helix-turn-helix transcriptional regulator, translated to MEHRPHEGGELCEAGRGLYVHALRSGRIRVEDAREAPCLGELGLLQADGEPAQWLLPVAPSVALPRILHTIDASITAQRQRESRLADAFAPLMDLGGERARTAHSSGTTLHTGTSRINEAIDRVVSRSRSEALAVQPGGKRSAEELVRSLPRVNHILSRGGRMRTLYQHTTRYSGPALAHYEQLVGDVEVRTLDELPHRMMVFDRAVAFIPVGNSPDVALEIRQPAVVDYMVATFDLLWHLAVPRWPQPIPKATPHGLTPRQLSIAALLTEGLTDADIAARLGMNVRTARVHIAKLSAVLKSTSRAQLGYLIGKSGILDRAPG
- a CDS encoding MmyB family transcriptional regulator, encoding MNRSVGTYHRFESGKMSPRDEYLREVGRILRMSEDEFTQVYLLSLGQRPPHPLDPRDGVRMPAAAAWQRAVSGQREISYVSNVQWDLVAYNQPFADIFEGGIPPENTMRWMALADEARDHILIDWETRWAPGILNQVRLAHIQHPENRSLAQLNEDVKRDKYAGPIYERSTEVYIHPDGDVRPLYHPRKGPGQITMVVSEPASSPGARHVVLLFDPLDEKPSPA
- a CDS encoding MBL fold metallo-hydrolase; amino-acid sequence: MDLPVDLTALSGDGLYLWAPRGAAGSWGLANCLLISSGDDTALIDTPYDERMTRALIAAADRALPAGARVRTIVNTHANGDHCFGNAFFPGAEIISSQASLERHCREITPQQMQYLVHASEPDNPLGWYARERFGAYDYTGITVVPPTVTFNGSYDFHVGDIEVRLLEVGPAHTAGDLVAHLPGQGVVMAGDVIFEGDHPVHWEGPLAEVVRAAEAVLALDAEHIVPGHGRVIGPDGVRAYVGYLRELEGEIKERHGRGLGAYEAAADILAAGFHPRLGAPERVVMLTFIEYHRLGGAAAPIEMVDLATQAARWAYADHHATVAAR
- a CDS encoding LuxR C-terminal-related transcriptional regulator — its product is MQDVATQAAPTLRGGPQHTAGIRLTGPAPTGEPAARHHVPHEPVDVCEAGRALYLRALQERRVPAKAAAATPCLIDTGLLHPDPDDAGWLRPTPAAVALPRLLEDIEGRVARQRGRATRLAASFEPFLRLGADRAPAPAASPVTVLKGVPRIRLAVRQAMAAASEEILGIQPADSRPRLLPHNEPWRLAEFAERGGRVRVLSLPRTADDALPGLRQPGPARPTGREVRALDELPPCLLVFDRDVAFIPAVEDGSVAFELRSTALVSYLSTAFDILWRLATPLYRDENPPPPTQDVSDVQRAIAHLLTEGHTDAEVARHLDMNVRTVRLHVARLATLLGSRSRTQLGYLIGRSGLVEHHQ
- a CDS encoding heat shock protein transcriptional repressor HspR, which gives rise to MERDGRRRNPYQLTDETPVYVISVAAQLSGLHPQTLRQYDRLGLVSPDRTAGRGRRYSARDIELLRTVQQLSQEEGINLAGIKRIIELENQVAALQSRVAELSAAVEGATAAMQQREAAVHASYRRDLVPYQDVQQTSALVVWRPKRSPEA